A region of Stigmatopora nigra isolate UIUO_SnigA chromosome 6, RoL_Snig_1.1, whole genome shotgun sequence DNA encodes the following proteins:
- the pcdh18a gene encoding protocadherin-18a isoform X1 yields the protein MTALLKIKMWGLLIVFILSTPQVSGKTLRYQIYEEQKVGTVIARLKDDVADVLAKLPSSVSLRFRAMQRGSSSFLTVREQDGEISIKSRIDREKLCENNLNCSIQFDVLTLPTEHLQLFHVEVEVLDINDNVPQFARAVIPIEISESASVGARIPLDSATDPDVGENSLYSYDLEPNSFFKIDIQSRTDGAKYTELVVLRELDREVRSHYELKYTAFDRGVISRTGTTLLKINIADSNDNSPVFDKSSYVINLPENAPVGTLIIDLNATDADDGTNAKIVYSFSSHVPPKIMETFKINPDSGRLTLISRVDYEGASSYDIDVQAQDMGPNSMPAHCKILVKVVDVNDNKPDISINIMSSQGNGDAAYVSEAAPLDTFVALVRVEDLDSGVNGEVECKLHGQGYFKLQKTYENNYMILTNVSLDREKRSEFSLTVVAEDRGIPSLSTIKHFTVHVTDENDNPPHFEKGMFEIFKSENNAPGAYLTSIIATDPDLDINGQVTYSILESLIHGSSISTYVTIDPSNGAIYALRTFDREDASRITFNVQAKDAGKPPLFSNATIVLNILDENDNPPVIMLPQLWNLSADVPVSKFAEAGHLVTLVRATDRDTGINSELICSIVSGNEEGFFIMDPRTCEIHANNSLENFPSEHAELTVVVRDQGRESLSAKAVLRINLYENMENHVQVMDQGESPLDASLIIIISLGAICALLLVIMVVFAAHCNREKKETRQSYNCRVAESTHQHHPKKPSRQIHKGDITLVPTVNGTLPIRSHHRSPSATPPMDRAQMGSRQNHQSRQSLNSLVTISSNHIPESFALELAHTTPQVEQVSQLLSMLHQGQYQPRPSFRGNKYSRSYRYALQDMDKFSLKDSGRGDSEAGDSDCEMGRESPVDRLLLGEGFSDLIHLEMHPRLHPAMRLCTDECRVLGHSDQCWMPPHASPTSSSDYRNNMYIPGEEASQQPPTDDDQSSEESEQLKSFSTFGKEHGSEESGLVRVAAAGGSNICPPTGAAGSLLTEMNSVFQRLLPANMDSYSECTETSPTSSSSIAEKGGGRGVTIAGNHSNSAVPQDSRRGLLPGGKGPTYPPGVAAWAANTHYLNPGSASVGNNHVSPTPPSSTTSTNNGQPPHLKWLPAMEEIPENYEEDDFDGAFYQGHQSGKRSENRQEPGMDASELAHEINKLLQDVRQN from the exons ATGACAGCACTTTTGAAAATCAAAATGTGGGGATTACTCATCGTTTTCATACTGTCAACGCCTCAAGTTTCCGGTAAGACACTAAGATATCAGATTTATGAAGAACAGAAGGTTGGCACGGTTATTGCTCGTTTAAAAGACGATGTCGCAGATGTTTTGGCTAAACTTCCAAGCTCTGTGTCGTTGCGCTTTCGGGCAATGCAAAGAGGGAGTTCCTCCTTTCTGACAGTGCGCGAACAAGACGGAGAAATAAGCATCAAGTCGAGAATTGATCGAGAAAAACTTTGTGAAAATAATCTCAACTGTTCCATTCAATTCGACGTGCTCACTTTGCCTACGGAACACCTGCAGCTTTTCCATGTAGAGGTGGAAGTGCTGGATATCAACGACAACGTACCACAGTTCGCCCGTGCAGTAATCCCCATTGAAATTTCAGAGAGCGCGTCTGTGGGCGCGCGCATCCCCCTGGACAGTGCCACGGATCCAGACGTGGGCGAAAACTCCTTGTACAGCTATGATTTGGAGCCCaacagcttttttaaaattgacataCAATCCAGAACCGACGGTGCGAAATATACCGAGCTTGTGGTCCTCAGAGAGTTGGATCGGGAAGTGCGCTCTCATTATGAACTTAAGTACACAGCCTTTGATAGAGGGGTTATATCCCGAACTGGAACCACCTTGCTTAAAATCAACATCGCAGACTCAAATGACAACAGTCCGGTCTTTGACAAGTCATCGTATGTGATAAATCTACCCGAAAACGCACCTGTTGGAACACTGATAATTGACTTGAATGCCACTGACGCGGATGATGGGACCAATGCCAAAATTGTCTACTCCTTCAGCAGTCACGTGCCCCCCAAAATCATGGAGACGTTCAAAATTAATCCTGACAGTGGGCGTCTAACCCTAATATCTCGCGTTGACTACGAAGGAGCGAGCTCCTATGACATTGATGTGCAAGCACAGGATATGGGTCCAAACTCAATGCCAGCTCACTGCAAGATACTGGTCAAGGTGGTGGATGTAAATGACAACAAACCGGACATAAGCATAAATATAATGTCCTCCCAGGGAAATGGGGATGCTGCATATGTATCAGAGGCTGCACCTCTGGATACGTTCGTAGCTTTAGTGAGGGTGGAGGACTTGGATTCTGGTGTGAATGGAGAGGTGGAGTGTAAGCTTCATGGTCAAGGTTATTTTAAACTACAGAAAACATATGAGAACAACTACATGATTCTGACAAATGTGTCTCTGGACCGAGAAAAGAGATCCGAGTTCAGTTTAACGGTGGTGGCAGAAGACAGAGGGATACCAAGCCTCTCTACGATCAAGCACTTCACTGTGCATGTAACCGATGAAAACGACAATCCACCACATTTTGAGAAGGGAATGTTTGAGATCTTTAAATCCGAAAACAATGCCCCAGGAGCATATTTGACCTCCATTATAGCAACAGACCCAGATCTGGATATCAATGGACAGGTAACCTACTCCATTCTAGAGAGTTTAATTCATGGGAGCTCCATTTCCACTTATGTCACCATTGACCCATCTAACGGTGCAATCTATGCACTTCGCACGTTTGATAGGGAGGATGCAAGTCGCATCACCTTTAATGTGCAAGCCAAGGATGCTGGAAAGCCCCCACTCTTTAGCAATGCCACCATTGTTCTAAACATCCTGGATGAGAATGACAATCCACCCGTAATTATGCTCCCCCAGCTGTGGAATTTAAGTGCCGATGTCCCCGTTTCAAAATTCGCTGAAGCCGGACATCTTGTAACGCTGGTCAGGGCAACCGACCGTGATACAGGGATAAATTCTGAACTCATCTGCTCCATCGTCAGTGGCAATGAAGAAGGCTTCTTTATTATGGATCCAAGGACATGTGAAATTCACGCCAACAACAGTTTAGAGAACTTCCCTTCTGAGCATGCTGAGCTAACTGTTGTGGTAAGAGACCAAGGAAGGGAAAGCCTCAGTGCCAAAGCAGTTCTGAGGATCAACCTCTACGAGAATATGGAGAACCATGTCCAAGTGATGGACCAAGGAGAGTCTCCACTTGATGCATCACTGATAATCATCATTTCCCTTGGGGCCATATGCGCTTTGCTACTGGTTATTATGGTAGTATTTGCCGCTCACTGCAACAGGGAGAAGAAAGAAACTAGGCAGTCTTACAACTGCCGGGTTGCAGAGTCAACCCACCAGCACCACCCCAAGAAGCCCTCACGGCAGATCCACAAGGGAGACATCACCCTAGTTCCCACTGTAAATGGTACCTTGCCAATTAGATCCCATCACCGTTCTCCTTCAGCTACACCCCCTATGGACCGAGCCCAGATGGGGAGTCGACAAAATCACCAAAGTCGCCAATCCCTTAACAGTCTGGTGACCATCTCGTCCAATCACATTCCTGAGAGCTTCGCCCTGGAACTGGCACATACAACTCCACAGGTGGAG CAAGTCTCACAGCTTCTGTCCATGCTCCATCAGGGCCAGTACCAACCCAGACCCAGTTTCCGTGGCAACAAATACTCTCGCAGCTACAG GTATGCATTACAAGACATGGACAAGTTCAGCCTGAAGGACAGTGGACGTGGGGACAGCGAAGCGGGGGACAGTGATTGTGAAATGGGGAGAGAATCCCCTGTGGACAGGTTACTGCTCGGGGAAGGCTTTTCTGACCTCATACATCTTGAAATGCACCCCCGTCTCCATCCAG CAATGAGACTATGCACAGATGAATGTCGGGTCCTGGGACACTCTGACCAGTGCTGGATGCCCCCCCATGCCTCCCCCACATCTTCCTCAGACTACCGCAACAACATGTATATCCCAGGGGAAGAAGCTTCCCAGCAACCACCAACTGATGATGACCAGTCCTCAGAGGAGTCAGAACAGCTCAAGAGTTTCTCCACTTTTGGCAAAGAGCATGGGAGCGAGGAGTCAGGGTTGGTAAGAGTTGCTGCTGCAGGGGGAAGTAACATTTGCCCACCTACAGGAGCAGCTGGCTCTCTACTTACTGAGATGAACAGTGTATTCCAGCGGCTCCTACCCGCTAATATGGACTCATACAGTGAGTGCACTGAAACAAGCCCAACCTCATCCTCGTCAATTGCCGAGAAAGGGGGTGGACGCGGTGTCACCATTGCTGGTAACCATAGCAACAGTGCTGTTCCTCAGGATAGTCGTCGAGGCTTGTTACCCGGTGGAAAGGGTCCCACTTACCCACCAGGTGTGGCTGCGTGGGCTGCCAATACTCACTATTTAAATCCGGGAAGTGCATCTGTTGGGAACAACCACGTTTCTCCTACCCCTCCCTCGTCGACCACCTCCACCAATAATGGACAGCCCCCACATCTCAAATGGCTCCCTGCCATGGAAGAGATTCCGGAAAACTATGAGGAAGATGACTTTGATGGTGCCTTCTATCAGGGTCACCAGAGTGGCAAACGTAGTGAGAACCGGCAGGAGCCAGGCATGGATGCAAGCGAGCTTGCCCACGAGATAAACAAACTACTACAAGACGTCAGGCAGAACTAA
- the pcdh18a gene encoding protocadherin-18a isoform X2: MTALLKIKMWGLLIVFILSTPQVSGKTLRYQIYEEQKVGTVIARLKDDVADVLAKLPSSVSLRFRAMQRGSSSFLTVREQDGEISIKSRIDREKLCENNLNCSIQFDVLTLPTEHLQLFHVEVEVLDINDNVPQFARAVIPIEISESASVGARIPLDSATDPDVGENSLYSYDLEPNSFFKIDIQSRTDGAKYTELVVLRELDREVRSHYELKYTAFDRGVISRTGTTLLKINIADSNDNSPVFDKSSYVINLPENAPVGTLIIDLNATDADDGTNAKIVYSFSSHVPPKIMETFKINPDSGRLTLISRVDYEGASSYDIDVQAQDMGPNSMPAHCKILVKVVDVNDNKPDISINIMSSQGNGDAAYVSEAAPLDTFVALVRVEDLDSGVNGEVECKLHGQGYFKLQKTYENNYMILTNVSLDREKRSEFSLTVVAEDRGIPSLSTIKHFTVHVTDENDNPPHFEKGMFEIFKSENNAPGAYLTSIIATDPDLDINGQVTYSILESLIHGSSISTYVTIDPSNGAIYALRTFDREDASRITFNVQAKDAGKPPLFSNATIVLNILDENDNPPVIMLPQLWNLSADVPVSKFAEAGHLVTLVRATDRDTGINSELICSIVSGNEEGFFIMDPRTCEIHANNSLENFPSEHAELTVVVRDQGRESLSAKAVLRINLYENMENHVQVMDQGESPLDASLIIIISLGAICALLLVIMVVFAAHCNREKKETRQSYNCRVAESTHQHHPKKPSRQIHKGDITLVPTVNGTLPIRSHHRSPSATPPMDRAQMGSRQNHQSRQSLNSLVTISSNHIPESFALELAHTTPQVEGQYQPRPSFRGNKYSRSYRYALQDMDKFSLKDSGRGDSEAGDSDCEMGRESPVDRLLLGEGFSDLIHLEMHPRLHPAMRLCTDECRVLGHSDQCWMPPHASPTSSSDYRNNMYIPGEEASQQPPTDDDQSSEESEQLKSFSTFGKEHGSEESGLVRVAAAGGSNICPPTGAAGSLLTEMNSVFQRLLPANMDSYSECTETSPTSSSSIAEKGGGRGVTIAGNHSNSAVPQDSRRGLLPGGKGPTYPPGVAAWAANTHYLNPGSASVGNNHVSPTPPSSTTSTNNGQPPHLKWLPAMEEIPENYEEDDFDGAFYQGHQSGKRSENRQEPGMDASELAHEINKLLQDVRQN, translated from the exons ATGACAGCACTTTTGAAAATCAAAATGTGGGGATTACTCATCGTTTTCATACTGTCAACGCCTCAAGTTTCCGGTAAGACACTAAGATATCAGATTTATGAAGAACAGAAGGTTGGCACGGTTATTGCTCGTTTAAAAGACGATGTCGCAGATGTTTTGGCTAAACTTCCAAGCTCTGTGTCGTTGCGCTTTCGGGCAATGCAAAGAGGGAGTTCCTCCTTTCTGACAGTGCGCGAACAAGACGGAGAAATAAGCATCAAGTCGAGAATTGATCGAGAAAAACTTTGTGAAAATAATCTCAACTGTTCCATTCAATTCGACGTGCTCACTTTGCCTACGGAACACCTGCAGCTTTTCCATGTAGAGGTGGAAGTGCTGGATATCAACGACAACGTACCACAGTTCGCCCGTGCAGTAATCCCCATTGAAATTTCAGAGAGCGCGTCTGTGGGCGCGCGCATCCCCCTGGACAGTGCCACGGATCCAGACGTGGGCGAAAACTCCTTGTACAGCTATGATTTGGAGCCCaacagcttttttaaaattgacataCAATCCAGAACCGACGGTGCGAAATATACCGAGCTTGTGGTCCTCAGAGAGTTGGATCGGGAAGTGCGCTCTCATTATGAACTTAAGTACACAGCCTTTGATAGAGGGGTTATATCCCGAACTGGAACCACCTTGCTTAAAATCAACATCGCAGACTCAAATGACAACAGTCCGGTCTTTGACAAGTCATCGTATGTGATAAATCTACCCGAAAACGCACCTGTTGGAACACTGATAATTGACTTGAATGCCACTGACGCGGATGATGGGACCAATGCCAAAATTGTCTACTCCTTCAGCAGTCACGTGCCCCCCAAAATCATGGAGACGTTCAAAATTAATCCTGACAGTGGGCGTCTAACCCTAATATCTCGCGTTGACTACGAAGGAGCGAGCTCCTATGACATTGATGTGCAAGCACAGGATATGGGTCCAAACTCAATGCCAGCTCACTGCAAGATACTGGTCAAGGTGGTGGATGTAAATGACAACAAACCGGACATAAGCATAAATATAATGTCCTCCCAGGGAAATGGGGATGCTGCATATGTATCAGAGGCTGCACCTCTGGATACGTTCGTAGCTTTAGTGAGGGTGGAGGACTTGGATTCTGGTGTGAATGGAGAGGTGGAGTGTAAGCTTCATGGTCAAGGTTATTTTAAACTACAGAAAACATATGAGAACAACTACATGATTCTGACAAATGTGTCTCTGGACCGAGAAAAGAGATCCGAGTTCAGTTTAACGGTGGTGGCAGAAGACAGAGGGATACCAAGCCTCTCTACGATCAAGCACTTCACTGTGCATGTAACCGATGAAAACGACAATCCACCACATTTTGAGAAGGGAATGTTTGAGATCTTTAAATCCGAAAACAATGCCCCAGGAGCATATTTGACCTCCATTATAGCAACAGACCCAGATCTGGATATCAATGGACAGGTAACCTACTCCATTCTAGAGAGTTTAATTCATGGGAGCTCCATTTCCACTTATGTCACCATTGACCCATCTAACGGTGCAATCTATGCACTTCGCACGTTTGATAGGGAGGATGCAAGTCGCATCACCTTTAATGTGCAAGCCAAGGATGCTGGAAAGCCCCCACTCTTTAGCAATGCCACCATTGTTCTAAACATCCTGGATGAGAATGACAATCCACCCGTAATTATGCTCCCCCAGCTGTGGAATTTAAGTGCCGATGTCCCCGTTTCAAAATTCGCTGAAGCCGGACATCTTGTAACGCTGGTCAGGGCAACCGACCGTGATACAGGGATAAATTCTGAACTCATCTGCTCCATCGTCAGTGGCAATGAAGAAGGCTTCTTTATTATGGATCCAAGGACATGTGAAATTCACGCCAACAACAGTTTAGAGAACTTCCCTTCTGAGCATGCTGAGCTAACTGTTGTGGTAAGAGACCAAGGAAGGGAAAGCCTCAGTGCCAAAGCAGTTCTGAGGATCAACCTCTACGAGAATATGGAGAACCATGTCCAAGTGATGGACCAAGGAGAGTCTCCACTTGATGCATCACTGATAATCATCATTTCCCTTGGGGCCATATGCGCTTTGCTACTGGTTATTATGGTAGTATTTGCCGCTCACTGCAACAGGGAGAAGAAAGAAACTAGGCAGTCTTACAACTGCCGGGTTGCAGAGTCAACCCACCAGCACCACCCCAAGAAGCCCTCACGGCAGATCCACAAGGGAGACATCACCCTAGTTCCCACTGTAAATGGTACCTTGCCAATTAGATCCCATCACCGTTCTCCTTCAGCTACACCCCCTATGGACCGAGCCCAGATGGGGAGTCGACAAAATCACCAAAGTCGCCAATCCCTTAACAGTCTGGTGACCATCTCGTCCAATCACATTCCTGAGAGCTTCGCCCTGGAACTGGCACATACAACTCCACAGGTGGAG GGCCAGTACCAACCCAGACCCAGTTTCCGTGGCAACAAATACTCTCGCAGCTACAG GTATGCATTACAAGACATGGACAAGTTCAGCCTGAAGGACAGTGGACGTGGGGACAGCGAAGCGGGGGACAGTGATTGTGAAATGGGGAGAGAATCCCCTGTGGACAGGTTACTGCTCGGGGAAGGCTTTTCTGACCTCATACATCTTGAAATGCACCCCCGTCTCCATCCAG CAATGAGACTATGCACAGATGAATGTCGGGTCCTGGGACACTCTGACCAGTGCTGGATGCCCCCCCATGCCTCCCCCACATCTTCCTCAGACTACCGCAACAACATGTATATCCCAGGGGAAGAAGCTTCCCAGCAACCACCAACTGATGATGACCAGTCCTCAGAGGAGTCAGAACAGCTCAAGAGTTTCTCCACTTTTGGCAAAGAGCATGGGAGCGAGGAGTCAGGGTTGGTAAGAGTTGCTGCTGCAGGGGGAAGTAACATTTGCCCACCTACAGGAGCAGCTGGCTCTCTACTTACTGAGATGAACAGTGTATTCCAGCGGCTCCTACCCGCTAATATGGACTCATACAGTGAGTGCACTGAAACAAGCCCAACCTCATCCTCGTCAATTGCCGAGAAAGGGGGTGGACGCGGTGTCACCATTGCTGGTAACCATAGCAACAGTGCTGTTCCTCAGGATAGTCGTCGAGGCTTGTTACCCGGTGGAAAGGGTCCCACTTACCCACCAGGTGTGGCTGCGTGGGCTGCCAATACTCACTATTTAAATCCGGGAAGTGCATCTGTTGGGAACAACCACGTTTCTCCTACCCCTCCCTCGTCGACCACCTCCACCAATAATGGACAGCCCCCACATCTCAAATGGCTCCCTGCCATGGAAGAGATTCCGGAAAACTATGAGGAAGATGACTTTGATGGTGCCTTCTATCAGGGTCACCAGAGTGGCAAACGTAGTGAGAACCGGCAGGAGCCAGGCATGGATGCAAGCGAGCTTGCCCACGAGATAAACAAACTACTACAAGACGTCAGGCAGAACTAA